A single window of Lysobacter oculi DNA harbors:
- a CDS encoding BolA family protein gives MRTLLTEAFAPTELVIGDDSHRHAGHGGGAQGHGHFSVRIVSPAFAGMLPLARHRAIYAALGTMMTDDIHALAIDAKAP, from the coding sequence ATGCGGACGCTGCTGACCGAGGCCTTCGCGCCGACCGAGTTGGTCATCGGCGACGACAGCCACCGGCATGCCGGCCATGGCGGCGGGGCACAGGGCCACGGGCATTTCAGCGTGCGCATCGTCAGCCCGGCCTTCGCGGGGATGCTGCCGCTGGCCCGCCATCGCGCCATCTACGCCGCGCTGGGCACAATGATGACCGACGACATCCACGCGCTCGCCATCGACGCCAAGGCGCCTTGA
- a CDS encoding pseudouridine synthase, with amino-acid sequence MSNEEPRGKLSLKRDGADTPASKLEERLHKVLAQAGLGSRRALEQRIADGKVVVNGEPAKVGMSVKAGDKIELDGRAFVASALTEPPRVLMYNKPEGEVTTREDPEGRPTIFEHLPMLKGARWISIGRLDINTSGLLLLTTDGELANAMMHPSHEVEREYVCRVRAPEGEEEVSDKLVDRLRRGVALEDGPAKFDKIDRMAGGGDMPSEGRHDWFRVTLTEGRNREVRRLWESQGCQVSRLKRIRYGQVSLPQPLLRGHSQELPDAQVETLRKSIGLEDSVPAALTLLPVIGQRRAAKSTVHLGGDRRAQGGYVNGHNAADEGRELRRFDHVREDRGRRGAPRKPGGLTVTGEAAAKQAHKTFKPKGPRPQGQRMRPGEQRGDNPAAMRTWYVPDGVETGPAGHRNADARGPKKPYGNKPRRGGPGGPGGATAGGGFRQNEGGPRGPRGEGQAKPRHPYGHPGNAPSFPSDHANPGSHNPYGQAPRQNRGPRPDGNRPGGNRPAGNRGPRPGGGGKPGGGFRGGPRGGNR; translated from the coding sequence ATGAGCAATGAAGAACCCCGCGGCAAGCTGTCCCTGAAGCGTGACGGCGCCGACACCCCGGCCAGCAAGCTGGAAGAACGCCTGCACAAGGTGCTGGCACAGGCCGGACTGGGCTCGCGCCGCGCGCTGGAACAGCGCATCGCCGACGGCAAGGTGGTCGTCAACGGCGAGCCGGCCAAGGTCGGCATGTCGGTCAAGGCCGGCGACAAGATCGAGCTGGACGGCCGCGCCTTCGTGGCGAGCGCGCTGACCGAGCCGCCGCGCGTGCTGATGTACAACAAGCCGGAAGGCGAAGTGACCACGCGCGAAGACCCCGAGGGCCGCCCGACCATCTTCGAACACCTGCCGATGCTGAAGGGCGCGCGCTGGATTTCGATCGGCCGCCTCGACATCAACACCAGCGGCCTGCTGCTGCTCACCACCGACGGCGAGCTGGCGAACGCGATGATGCACCCCAGCCACGAGGTCGAGCGCGAGTACGTCTGCCGCGTGCGCGCGCCGGAAGGCGAAGAGGAAGTCAGCGACAAGCTGGTCGACCGCCTGCGCCGCGGCGTGGCGCTGGAAGACGGCCCGGCCAAGTTCGACAAGATCGACCGCATGGCCGGTGGCGGTGACATGCCCAGCGAAGGTCGCCACGACTGGTTCCGCGTCACCCTGACCGAAGGCCGCAACCGCGAGGTGCGCCGCCTGTGGGAATCGCAGGGCTGCCAGGTCTCGCGCCTCAAGCGCATCCGCTACGGCCAGGTCAGCCTGCCGCAGCCGCTGCTGCGCGGGCATTCGCAGGAACTGCCGGACGCGCAGGTGGAAACGCTGCGCAAGTCGATCGGGCTGGAAGACAGCGTGCCGGCCGCGCTGACGCTGCTGCCGGTGATCGGCCAGCGCCGCGCCGCCAAGTCCACCGTGCACCTGGGCGGCGACCGTCGCGCGCAGGGCGGTTACGTCAACGGCCACAACGCCGCCGACGAAGGCCGCGAGCTGCGCCGCTTCGACCACGTCCGCGAGGACCGCGGCCGTCGCGGCGCCCCACGCAAGCCGGGCGGCCTGACCGTCACCGGCGAGGCCGCGGCCAAGCAGGCGCACAAGACCTTCAAGCCCAAGGGCCCGCGCCCGCAGGGTCAGCGCATGCGCCCCGGCGAGCAGCGCGGTGACAACCCGGCCGCGATGCGCACCTGGTATGTGCCGGATGGCGTGGAAACCGGCCCGGCCGGCCATCGCAATGCCGATGCCCGCGGCCCCAAGAAGCCTTACGGCAACAAGCCGCGTCGCGGCGGCCCGGGTGGTCCCGGTGGCGCCACTGCCGGCGGCGGCTTCCGCCAGAACGAGGGCGGCCCGCGTGGTCCGCGCGGCGAAGGCCAGGCCAAGCCGCGTCATCCCTACGGCCATCCGGGCAATGCGCCGAGCTTCCCGTCCGACCACGCCAATCCGGGCAGCCACAACCCCTACGGCCAGGCCCCGCGCCAGAACCGTGGCCCGCGTCCGGATGGCAACCGCCCCGGCGGCAATCGTCCGGCCGGCAACCGTGGCCCGCGTCCCGGTGGCGGTGGCAAGCCGGGTGGCGGTTTCCGTGGCGGCCCGCGCGGCGGCAACCGCTAA
- the scpB gene encoding SMC-Scp complex subunit ScpB, producing MDQILVTRIVEGALLAASQPLTVAQLAALFTLDEPAPEGSIAAALAELQAQCEGRGVELVEVASGWRYQVQADVHAWVSRMWAERQIKYTRATLETLALIAYRQPITRGEIEQIRGVATNSNIIKTLEERDWIRVVGHREVPGRPELLGTTKGFLDYFGLKRLDELPPLSELKDFGELDPQFDFDVAPIAANSDAGTDETPGLDEGDADDASALDTASDTDAASAYEGVEDASSGNDTEAEMQDAETGDDTGAASTQDPGDAEQAASSSTSTHDNEEHDIAADGEVRSTP from the coding sequence ATGGACCAGATCCTCGTCACCCGCATCGTCGAAGGCGCCCTGCTCGCCGCCAGCCAGCCGCTGACCGTGGCGCAGCTCGCCGCGCTGTTCACCCTGGACGAACCGGCTCCGGAAGGCAGCATCGCCGCCGCGCTGGCCGAACTGCAGGCGCAGTGCGAAGGCCGTGGCGTGGAGCTGGTGGAAGTCGCTTCCGGCTGGCGCTACCAGGTGCAGGCCGACGTCCACGCCTGGGTCAGCCGGATGTGGGCCGAGCGCCAGATCAAGTACACCCGCGCCACGCTGGAAACGCTGGCGCTGATCGCCTACCGCCAGCCGATCACCCGCGGCGAGATCGAGCAGATCCGCGGGGTGGCGACCAACAGCAACATCATCAAGACGCTCGAGGAACGCGACTGGATCCGCGTGGTCGGCCACCGCGAAGTGCCGGGCCGCCCGGAACTGCTCGGCACCACCAAAGGCTTCCTCGACTACTTCGGGCTGAAGCGGCTGGACGAGCTGCCGCCGCTGTCGGAGCTGAAGGATTTCGGCGAGCTGGACCCGCAGTTCGATTTCGATGTCGCGCCGATCGCCGCCAATAGTGATGCCGGCACCGACGAGACTCCCGGCTTGGACGAAGGCGATGCGGATGACGCTTCGGCCCTCGACACCGCTTCGGATACCGATGCGGCTTCGGCGTATGAAGGTGTCGAAGACGCTTCGTCCGGCAACGACACCGAAGCCGAGATGCAGGACGCGGAAACCGGCGACGACACCGGAGCCGCTTCCACCCAAGACCCCGGCGACGCGGAACAAGCCGCTTCGTCATCCACTTCCACCCATGACAACGAAGAACACGACATCGCCGCCGATGGCGAGGTCAGGAGCACCCCATGA
- a CDS encoding segregation and condensation protein A, which produces MTEENAALAPALPVHPAPQQQEMPLATVLGQPVLEIPKDLYIPPDALEVILEAFEGPLDLLLYLIRRQNLDILDIPVAEITRQYVDYIQAMHEMRFELAAEYLVMAAILAEIKSRMLLPRPPNDEGLEEDPRADLVRRLQEYERYKQAAEDLDRLPRQERDTTPVAAAHMADRQVHREPPEVDMREMLLALHDVLKRAELFTQHAIKRDALSVRQRMGELLDRLHDGAFHRFESLFSAEEGRLGVVVTFLGLLTLAKEQLVEIVQEAPLAAIYVKSLATRDAPADLPDSEFDDAADTPADPAA; this is translated from the coding sequence ATGACCGAAGAGAACGCCGCCCTGGCGCCCGCGCTTCCCGTCCACCCCGCGCCCCAGCAGCAGGAAATGCCGCTGGCGACGGTGCTTGGCCAGCCGGTGCTGGAGATCCCCAAGGACCTCTACATCCCGCCGGACGCGCTCGAAGTCATCCTGGAGGCCTTCGAAGGCCCGCTCGACCTGCTGCTGTACCTGATCCGCCGGCAGAACCTGGACATCCTCGACATCCCGGTGGCGGAAATCACCCGCCAGTACGTGGACTACATCCAGGCCATGCACGAGATGCGCTTCGAGCTGGCCGCCGAATACCTGGTGATGGCCGCGATCCTGGCCGAGATCAAGTCGCGGATGCTGCTGCCGCGCCCGCCCAACGACGAGGGGCTGGAGGAAGACCCGCGCGCCGACCTGGTCCGCCGCCTGCAGGAATACGAACGCTACAAACAGGCCGCCGAGGACCTGGACCGCCTGCCCCGCCAGGAACGCGACACCACCCCGGTCGCCGCCGCGCACATGGCCGACCGCCAGGTCCACCGCGAGCCGCCGGAAGTGGACATGCGCGAGATGCTGCTGGCCCTGCACGACGTGCTCAAGCGCGCCGAGCTGTTCACCCAGCACGCGATCAAGCGCGACGCGCTCTCGGTGCGCCAGCGCATGGGCGAGCTGCTGGACCGCCTGCACGACGGCGCCTTCCACCGCTTCGAGTCGCTGTTCAGCGCCGAGGAAGGCCGGCTCGGCGTGGTGGTGACCTTCCTGGGCCTGCTCACGCTGGCCAAGGAGCAGCTGGTGGAGATCGTGCAGGAAGCGCCGCTGGCCGCCATCTACGTCAAGTCACTGGCCACCCGCGACGCCCCGGCCGACCTGCCGGACAGCGAGTTCGACGATGCCGCCGATACCCCGGCGGATCCCGCGGCCTGA
- a CDS encoding YciI family protein: MWYVIEGHDGPDVLSKRMAARAGHIDRLKALAGEGRLLLAGPCPAIDAEDPGPAGYSGSVVIAEFESLEAARAWADADPYVDAGVYTRVDVRPFRKVLP; encoded by the coding sequence ATGTGGTACGTAATCGAGGGACATGACGGCCCGGATGTGCTGTCGAAGCGGATGGCCGCGCGCGCCGGCCACATCGACCGGCTGAAGGCGCTGGCCGGCGAAGGCCGCCTGCTGCTGGCCGGCCCGTGCCCGGCGATCGACGCCGAAGACCCCGGCCCGGCGGGCTACAGCGGCAGCGTGGTCATCGCCGAATTCGAATCGCTGGAAGCCGCGCGCGCCTGGGCCGACGCCGATCCCTATGTCGATGCCGGCGTCTACACCCGCGTCGATGTCCGCCCGTTCCGCAAGGTGCTGCCGTGA